In Portunus trituberculatus isolate SZX2019 chromosome 22, ASM1759143v1, whole genome shotgun sequence, one DNA window encodes the following:
- the LOC123507356 gene encoding uncharacterized protein LOC123507356, which produces MKTEMDGGGLPRHHGADGLSKPDWHLVKENQCCVTPREVKMAQNSAISLKDVTHKATAAVTTTIDRELWEHQCREGGDPCSFVGFELDSRSAKLFSDLKQILMKKNIKKEVSGLNGVIMKGEDTRLTLSTDGSVESESLYNPKKVFKEDKNFPYGMKKKDSLVNIEKMALHDKTSGVLEDVCFVSIAGDSLNSDDDENSTDIIIIKEIVHNDSRLVASGVQQNSELVQSSKERVREADLEAPYLCMGHKEPSPLVVELKPGNYSMDPEMEVMQESQYHLYAAPEIIEEVVTVEDMEGVEEADILSSTFFTPASSVNLDHSYCSPPPPWPLQTLNDSLQSHTEEQYSDVSECETLSVTSEMMDGALVCHSGDDVSAGLASASLPLLDDDRDEASSAVTTHCAFHQSHLRGGDNSNGLSCNVSLLQPHITTDHISSEPKQPRQDERVDRMMNTCFLTRVKKSPAKIPTSLPEGKPAQETYHDHKLLSPKDVFYNRNSQILQMSEMNVENDGSEETGSGNNRESQRAGSQERMMIRSSIQLRKRKIYKLIQVPQRESINFDKMSDIDTYYTNDVTSFEDDLPVSTEKKEIEKPLDLFPSSKAEKKAATKIWQVLVSQLEDCVRGITTLPPAVSVHTKKRKRSLSSRRAKGSTSLQVPRKSDSRGDGVGASCAENQNSQASQCEKIKEGSNQAVQSCIENRNAENKRKCVCFCRYNTVLPLASRRTCCGRKKVQSGCRRSSRTIRKEDMAFPTDQKTFFQNLGLMEKSLYDKDVFYESLVTHRTRNVRANQIKGKDHYRMFLDNLHGDALDQSSDKLKQPFPLAFITKQNLCKLSTRSKPANKGSNLPWLRDEHATEHNFEGFCDVSDSQRRRIGDTSLRQKFEFEPSVSLDDVSSSSASKSGTLSSMPFCCTDTNDNFTENCIIPKTQQDLLPALSKASVDLEECPVCEKSNGACPLGHKLEMESLNSRVLEEKGQSSLVVTKEEVLQPCQPVEGAPALLVEEHDKDDCEGALPDSWSDCMMKEMTEDTPAQPSLGQHSVPTSDTIEVDEHNGDNCLRSLPDSMTIGAENVPRVCSVFSAAALSTPIDDASVESVPSDTMEVDEDDCDSCLSSLPDLMSIGTEKVTEKVPKICSLFPAATMSTPGDDTSVESVRELLKSPISLFHDESDKCDFLGFDEPHCHILKTSPQLEAKINATHNAGDVHNRDIFCGRSKLKPFMEVLGGQHGSVDVSKEIEELSCYATTLKADKLSRTITSELGMESEAEAVMSLATKRLETVKDPSSPIPKSPSKNDNTSKLGEFDLSRNCRVNLTKLKMPGGAMERVKVDIKDSIVTPLFSTDLSPEKLIKSPEKLDSESHITFTRFPKRQNVKKIKYSELLKSNIRRSLNGMHRTERPDPTCGSKHSRSTSDGVLFRCCSCPATFRSKGALTGHLQTHKKKEFTCLECGLSFQEEVLLHSHRRLHSTAREAVLCEKCGESFSQLEDLRNHVKNHLSPKSPKCKMCNQTCNCQLASNESLEMHLKDCKNRCVECRGTLVVPSILKRNTRTHDRGKPHHCALCSDNMPHDN; this is translated from the coding sequence AACCAATGCTGTGTGACACCAAGAGAGGTTAAGATGGCACAGAACTCTGCCATATCCCTGAAGGATGTCACCCACAAGGCAACagctgctgtcaccaccaccattgacaGGGAGCTGTGGGAGCACCAGTGCAGGGAAGGTGGTGACCCTTGTTCCTTTGTTGGGTTTGAGCTGGACTCCAGGTCAGCCAAGCTCTTTAGTGACTTGAAGCAAATCTTGATGAAGAAAAACATCAAGAAGGAAGTGAGTGGCTTGAATGGAGtaataatgaaaggagaggacacAAGACTCACTCTCAGTACTGATGGCAGTGTGGAATCAGAAAGCCTCTATAACCCTAAGAAAGTGTTCAAAGAGGACAAAAACTTTCCGTATggcatgaaaaagaaagacagcctTGTGAACATTGAAAAGATGGCCCTGCACGACAAGACGAGTGGTGTCCTGGaggatgtgtgttttgtgagcaTTGCAGGGGACAGTCttaacagtgatgatgatgagaactCCAcagacatcatcatcatcaaggaaATTGTGCACAATGACTCCCGTCTCGTTGCGTCAGGCGTGCAGCAGAACAGTGAACTAGTGCAGTCCAGCaaagaaagagtgagggaggcagATTTGGAGGCCCCTTATCTATGTATGGGCCACAAGGAGCCCTCCCCCCTGGTGGTGGAGCTCAAGCCGGGGAACTATTCAATGGACCCTGAGATGGAGGTGATGCAGGAGAGCCAGTACCACCTGTATGCAGCTCCGGAAATCATAGAGGAGGTGGTCACAGTGGAGGACATGGAGGGTGTAGAGGAAGCAGACATCCTCTCCAGTACCTTCTTCACCCCTGCATCCTCTGTTAACCTGGACCACTCTTACtgctcccctcctccaccctggCCACTCCAGACTCTCAATGACTCACTGCAGAGCCACACAGAGGAACAATACAGTGATGTTAGTGAATGTGAAACACTGAGTGTCACATCAGAAATGATGGATGGTGCACTTGTCTGccatagtggtgatgatgtgagTGCTGGGCTGGCCAGTgcttccttgcctctccttgATGATGATAGAGATGAGGCCAGCAGTGCTGTCACCACACATTGTGCTTTTCACCAATCACATCTCAGAGGTGGTGATAACAGCAATGGTCTTTCGTGTAATGTGTCTCTCCTTCAACCACACATTACCACAGACCACATTTCAAGTGAACCCAAACAGCCTCGTCAAGATGAGCGTGTTGATAGAATGATGAACACCTGCTTCCTTACAAGAGTTAAGAAAAGCCCCGCTAAGATCCCTACCTCACTGCCAGAAGGGAAACCTGCTCAGGAAACCTATCATGACCATAAATTACTTTCACCTAAAGATGTTTTTTATAACAGGAATTCCCAGATTCTTCAAATGTCAGAAATGAATGTTGAAAATGATGGTAGTGAGGAGACAGGCAGTGGCAATAACAGAGAGAGCCAAAGAGCGGGGAGTCAGGAGAGGATGATGATCAGGTCCTCAATACAactcaggaaaagaaagatatacaaGCTAATCCAAGTGCCACAGAGAGAATCCATCAATTTTGACAAAATGTCTGACATTGACACGTACTATACAAACGATGTCACTTCCTTTGAGGATGACTTACCGGTCAGcacagagaagaaggagattGAGAAACCACTAGATCTCTTCCCCAGCAGTAAGGCAGAGAAGAAGGCAGCCACTAAGATCTGGCAGGTACTTGTGTCCCAGCTAGAGGACTGTGTAAGGGGCATCACTACCTTGCCTCCTGCTGTGTCTGTTCACACCAAGAAGCGCAAGAGAAGCCTCAGTTCAAGAAGGGCAAAGGGAAGCACATCACTCCAGGTGCCGAGAAAAAGTGacagtcgtggtgatggtgttggtgccTCCTGTGCAGAGAACCAAAATTCCCAGGCAAGTCaatgtgagaaaataaaggaagggtcAAACCAAGCTGTACAATCATGCATTGAGAATAGAAAtgcagaaaataaaaggaagtgtgtgtgtttctgccgGTACAACACTGTGTTACCACTGGCTTCACGGAGAACTTGCTGTGGCAGGAAAAAAGTTCAGTCCGGCTGTCGGCGGAGCAGTCGCACCATCAGGAAGGAGGACATGGCCTTCCCAACGGACCAGAAGACCTTCTTCCAAAACCTTGGACTGATGGAAAAGAGTCTATATGATAAGGATGTGTTTTACGAGTCCCTGGTGACTCACAGGACGCGTAATGTGCGAGCCAATCAGATCAAGGGAAAAGATCACTATAGGATGTTCTTAGACAATCTACATGGTGATGCATTAGATCAGAGCAGTGACAAGCTCAAGCAACCTTTCCCTCTAGCATTTATTACCAAACAAAACTTGTGTAAACTGTCGACAAGGAGTAAGCCAGCAAATAAAGGCAGTAATCTCCCGTGGCTGCGTGATGAGCATGCCACTGAGCATAACTTTGAAGGCTTCTGTGATGTTTCTGACAGTCAGCGCCGCAGGATTGGTGACACCTCTTTGAGGCAGAAGTTTGAATTTGAGCCATCAGTGAGTCTAGATGacgttagcagtagtagtgctagtaaaTCAGGAACCTTATCTTCCATGCCATTCTGCTGCACTGACACCAATGACAACTTTACTGAAAACTGCATCATACCAAAGACACAGCAGGACTTGCTGCCGGCACTCAGCAAGGCATCTGTTGACCTGGAGGAGTGCCCTGTGTGTGAGAAGAGTAATGGAGCGTGTCCTCTTGGTCACAAGCTTGAAATGGAGTCCTTAAATAGCAGAGTACTTGAGGAGAAGGGACAAAGTAGTTTGGtcgtaacaaaggaagaggtcCTGCAGCCATGTCAGCCTGTGGAGGGGGCCCCAGCACTTTTAGTGGAGGAGCATGACAAAGATGACTGTGAGGGTGCTCTGCCAGACTCATGGTCAGACTGCATGATGAAGGAGATGACTGAAGACACACCAGCTCAGCCCAGCTTAGGCCAACACTCTGTCCCCACATCAGACACCATAGAGGTGGATGAGCATAATGGTGATAATTGCTTAAGATCCTTGCCTGATTCAATGACAATAGGTGCAGAAAATGTTCCCAGGGTCTGCAGTGTGTTCTCAGCAGCAGCATTGTCCACCCCAATTGATGATGCCTCTGTGGAGTCTGTCCCATCAGACACCATGGAGGTGGATGAGGATGACTGTGATAGTTGCTTGAGCTCCTTGCCTGATTTGATGTCAATAGGGACAGAAAAGGTCACAGAAAAGGTCCCCAAAATTTGCAGTCTGTTCCCAGCAGCAACAATGTCCACTCCTGGTGATGACACCTCTGTGGAGTCTGTGAGGGAGCTTCTGAAGAGTCCTATTTCACTGTTCCACGATGAAAGTGACAAGTGTGACTTCTTGGGGTTTGATGAGCCACACTGCCATATACTTAAAACATCACCACAGTTGGAAGCAAAGATAAATGCAACTCATAATGCTGGGGATGTTCACAACAGAGATATATTTTGCGGGAGATCCAAGTTGAAACCATTCATGGAAGTGTTGGGTGGACAGCATGGTAGTGTGGATGTCAGCAAGGAAATAGAGGAGCTGAGCTGCTATGCTACCACTCTGAAGGCCGACAAGCTATCAAGGACAATCACTAGTGAGCTTGGCATGGAGTCTGAGGCTGAGGCTGTAATGTCCCTGGCAACAAAGAGATTGGAGACAGTGAAAGATCCTTCCTCACCCATACCTAAGTCTCCCTCGAAGAATGATAATACATCAAAATTAGGCGAGTTTGACCTGTCCAGAAATTGCCGAGTGAACCTGACCAAACTAAAGATGCCAGGAGGAGCAATGGAAAGGGTAAAGGTTGACATCAAGGACAGCATTGTTACCCCACTATTTTCCACTGACCTGTCTcctgaaaaattaattaaatcacCTGAAAAACTTGACTCTGAAAGCCACATTACCTTTACAAGATTCCCTAAGAGACAGaatgtcaagaaaataaaatattctGAGCTACTAAAGTCAAACATAAGGAGATCCTTGAATGGCATGCACAGGACAGAGAGGCCTGACCCAACGTGTGGCAGCAAGCACTCAAGGAGCACCTCTGATGGAGTGTTGTTCAGGTGCTGCAGCTGCCCGGCAACATTCAGAAGTAAAGGTGCTCTCACCGGCCACCTCCAGACTCACAAGAAGAAGGAATTCACCTGCTTAGAGTGTGGCCTCAGCTTCCAGGAGGAGGTGCTGCTGCACTCTCACAGGAGGTTGCACTCCACTGCACGGGAAGCTGTCTTGTGtgaaaaatgtggagagagTTTTTCTCAGCTAGAAGACTTGAGAAATCATGTTAAAAATCATTTGTCCCCAAAATCTCCAAAGTGCAAAATGTGTAACCAAACCTGTAATTGCCAGTTAGCCTCAAACGAGTCTCTCGAAATGCACCTGAAAGACTGCAAGAACAGGTGTGTTGAGTGTAGGGGAACATTGGTGGTGCCCTCCATCCTCAAACGAAACACTCGAACCCATGACCGGGGAAAGCCACATCACTGTGCCCTGTGTAGTGACAACATGCCTCATGACAACTGA